A window of Cheilinus undulatus linkage group 1, ASM1832078v1, whole genome shotgun sequence contains these coding sequences:
- the dut gene encoding deoxyuridine 5'-triphosphate nucleotidohydrolase, mitochondrial isoform X2, giving the protein MKLRKIRLNEEVADAVSPSKRQRTEANPAEERPVLRFAKLSEHATTPTRGSAKAAGYDLYSAYDYSIGPLDKAIVKTDIQIAVPHGCYGRVAPRSGLAAKNFIDVGAGVVDEDYRGNVGVVLFNFGKETFEVKKGDRVAQLVCEKICYPDLEELESLDETERGAGGFGSTGRN; this is encoded by the exons ATGAAACTGAGGAAAATCCGTTTAAATGAAG AAGTTGCAGATGCTGTCTCTCCATCAAAGAGACAAAGGACTGAAGCAAACCCTGCAGAAGAGAGACCTGTCCTCAGATTTGCAAAGCTGTCTGAGCATGCAACGACACCAACAAGGGGCTCAGCTAAAGCAGCAGGATATGACCTCTACAG TGCATATGACTACTCCATTGGCCCTCTTGACAAGGCCATTGTGAAGACAGACATTCAGATTGCGGTTCCACATGGCTGCTATGGTAGAGTGG CACCAAGATCTGGACTGGCAGCTAAAAACTTCATTGACGTTGGTG ctGGAGTTGTAGATGAAGACTACAGAGGAAATGTGGGAGTTGTGCTCTTCAACTTTGGCAAGGAAACATTTGAAG TGAAAAAAGGTGACAGGGTTGCTCAACTGGTGTGTGAGAAGATCTGCTACCCggatctggaggagcttgag TCACTCGATGAGACTGAGCGTGGTGCTGGAGGCTTTGGATCAACTGGACGCAACTAA
- the dut gene encoding deoxyuridine 5'-triphosphate nucleotidohydrolase, mitochondrial isoform X1 translates to MTRLLPRLKDLYLQCSLFCDSAPRFLGREFHVQTPAQKKEVADAVSPSKRQRTEANPAEERPVLRFAKLSEHATTPTRGSAKAAGYDLYSAYDYSIGPLDKAIVKTDIQIAVPHGCYGRVAPRSGLAAKNFIDVGAGVVDEDYRGNVGVVLFNFGKETFEVKKGDRVAQLVCEKICYPDLEELESLDETERGAGGFGSTGRN, encoded by the exons ATGACACGACTGCTGCCACGACTAAAGGATCTTTATCTACAATGCTCGTTATTTTGTGACTCTGCTCCTCGTTTTCTAGGGAGGGAGTTTCATGTTCAGACGCCAGCTCAGAAGAAAG AAGTTGCAGATGCTGTCTCTCCATCAAAGAGACAAAGGACTGAAGCAAACCCTGCAGAAGAGAGACCTGTCCTCAGATTTGCAAAGCTGTCTGAGCATGCAACGACACCAACAAGGGGCTCAGCTAAAGCAGCAGGATATGACCTCTACAG TGCATATGACTACTCCATTGGCCCTCTTGACAAGGCCATTGTGAAGACAGACATTCAGATTGCGGTTCCACATGGCTGCTATGGTAGAGTGG CACCAAGATCTGGACTGGCAGCTAAAAACTTCATTGACGTTGGTG ctGGAGTTGTAGATGAAGACTACAGAGGAAATGTGGGAGTTGTGCTCTTCAACTTTGGCAAGGAAACATTTGAAG TGAAAAAAGGTGACAGGGTTGCTCAACTGGTGTGTGAGAAGATCTGCTACCCggatctggaggagcttgag TCACTCGATGAGACTGAGCGTGGTGCTGGAGGCTTTGGATCAACTGGACGCAACTAA
- the dut gene encoding deoxyuridine 5'-triphosphate nucleotidohydrolase, mitochondrial isoform X3, producing the protein MQVADAVSPSKRQRTEANPAEERPVLRFAKLSEHATTPTRGSAKAAGYDLYSAYDYSIGPLDKAIVKTDIQIAVPHGCYGRVAPRSGLAAKNFIDVGAGVVDEDYRGNVGVVLFNFGKETFEVKKGDRVAQLVCEKICYPDLEELESLDETERGAGGFGSTGRN; encoded by the exons ATGC AAGTTGCAGATGCTGTCTCTCCATCAAAGAGACAAAGGACTGAAGCAAACCCTGCAGAAGAGAGACCTGTCCTCAGATTTGCAAAGCTGTCTGAGCATGCAACGACACCAACAAGGGGCTCAGCTAAAGCAGCAGGATATGACCTCTACAG TGCATATGACTACTCCATTGGCCCTCTTGACAAGGCCATTGTGAAGACAGACATTCAGATTGCGGTTCCACATGGCTGCTATGGTAGAGTGG CACCAAGATCTGGACTGGCAGCTAAAAACTTCATTGACGTTGGTG ctGGAGTTGTAGATGAAGACTACAGAGGAAATGTGGGAGTTGTGCTCTTCAACTTTGGCAAGGAAACATTTGAAG TGAAAAAAGGTGACAGGGTTGCTCAACTGGTGTGTGAGAAGATCTGCTACCCggatctggaggagcttgag TCACTCGATGAGACTGAGCGTGGTGCTGGAGGCTTTGGATCAACTGGACGCAACTAA